CGGGCACCGACTGTGCCACGCGACAAACCGTCTCGACCGCTCCAGGATAAGGACGGCCGCTCAAATACAGAGTTCCATCCAAATCAAAAACAACAGTCTTAACGGGTTTATGCAACATGCGTAAAAAATAACTAATTTCGCGATTCAAAACCACAAAGATTTTCTACCTTAAGGGTATGAAATCACCTGACAGCCATTTTTACTGTTCCGCCATCGTCAAAGGCCGCGCAACCCTCGACGAGAACGAAAGCAGCCACGCTATCCGCGTATGCCGTGCCACCGAAGGCGACACGTTGCAGCTTTGCGACGGGCTCGGGCATTTCGCCAATGCGACCATCGTTCGCGCCGACCCGAAGGCATGCGAGGTAGAGATTCCCGAAGTCATCACGGCATCGTCCGAACGCCCCAAGGTTTCGCTGGGCATCGCTTGCCTCAAAGATGACGCCCTGGAAGAGGTGGTTTTTCACGCGGCACAGACCGAAATAGACAAAATTATCTTCCTCCGCACGGACTTTTCGCAGGAGCCCAAGAATTCCGACCTCCACAAGACCGTCCACAGAGCCGAATTGAAGAGCCTTGTCAGCCTGAAGCAATCGAAAAAGCCTTGGCTTACGCAAATTGAAGGACCCATAACACTAGACGAATGGCTCAAAAGCTATACTGGCGACATCATCCTCTGCGACGAAAAGGGTTCATCCCTCCCAGAAAGCGTTGAGGACGAGACAATGTTGCTTATCGGCCCAGAAGGAGGGTTTTCTCCTCGAGAAATCGCTTTGATTACATCCCGCGAAGGCAAAACGCGGCTCCTCGGCCTTGGAAAAACACGGCTCCGAGCGCGCACAGCGGCAATAATCGCCCTCGGAAAAATCGTTTGCACATAAATGAACTTTACAACTGAAAAATACGTTTCCCCGACGGGAAACTTATTTTTTTATA
The DNA window shown above is from uncultured Fibrobacter sp. and carries:
- a CDS encoding RsmE family RNA methyltransferase, encoding MKSPDSHFYCSAIVKGRATLDENESSHAIRVCRATEGDTLQLCDGLGHFANATIVRADPKACEVEIPEVITASSERPKVSLGIACLKDDALEEVVFHAAQTEIDKIIFLRTDFSQEPKNSDLHKTVHRAELKSLVSLKQSKKPWLTQIEGPITLDEWLKSYTGDIILCDEKGSSLPESVEDETMLLIGPEGGFSPREIALITSREGKTRLLGLGKTRLRARTAAIIALGKIVCT